In the genome of Candidatus Limnocylindria bacterium, the window GCCGCCGGCGAAGGCGACTCCCTCGGTGCGATTCACGATGTTGCCGTTCGCGTCCTGCGCGACGAACGTGTTGTCCCGCGATGCCTTGATGTTCTGCGCGAGCTTGTCGAGCATGAAGTCCCAGGACTTCTCTTCCCATTTCGCGCTGCCCGGCGCGCGATAGAGCGGCTTCTCGACGCGCCGCGAGCTCGTCGCGAGCTGCATGGCGGTCGCGCCCTTCGGGCACAGGCGGCCCTCGTTGACCGGGCTATCGGGATCGCCCTCGATCTGTAGGAGTTGCGTCTTGCCGTCGGCTCCCTGCTTCGTGTACGCGATCAGTGCGCAGCCGACGGCGCAGTACGGACACAGCGAGTGGACTTCCTTCGCGCCCGCTATGCGGAACTCCAGCTGCCGCTTTTTCGCCAGGCGCAGGTCGAAGCCGAGCGGGTTGGCAAGGGGGGTGAGTGCGGTCGCACCGGCGCCAGCGGCGCCGAGCTTAAGGAGCTGACGACGGGTGAGGTCGCTCACTGCCTACCCGCGTTCTATTCCTGGCATCGGTCTGCGTCAAGTCGTACGCGCGCTATCGTCGGCCGGATGAACGACTTCTTCTCTGCCCTCGCCAAGCGCTGGAGCGACGCGGCGCACAGCCGCGGCGCGACCATCGACGAGCCCATGCTCGACGCCGGCGTCGCCGAGGAGATCCTCGAGCTCGCGCGCGTGGTCTCGCACACGAAGGAGCGCCGCTTCGCTCCGCTCGCGACGTTCACCGCCGGCGTTGCGGCGGAACGTTTGCGCGCTTCGAAAGGCGCGCTCGACCCGGGCGCCGCGGCCTCGTACATCCGCGAGGTGCGAGAGGCGCTGGAGCGCGAGGCCCCATCACCATGACCGAGGCGACACCGGACGCGACCGAGCCAACGCGAGCCGCCCTCCTCATCGGAGTCCGGCTGTCCGCGACCGGCGCTGCCGGTGAGCTGTTCGCCGACGCCAGGGCCGTCGAGGCCGCCGGAGCGGACTCGCTGTGGATCGACGCCGCCGACGGCGATCCCTACGTCGCGCTCGCTGCGCTTGCCGCCGTGACGTGGCGTGTGCGGCTCTTTGCGCGAGGCGCACCGACAGATCTCGCGGCGCGCGAGACCTGCGCGAATCTCGCGCGCGGGCGTCTCGTCGTGGCGGAGGAATCGGAGGAGCGCTGGACGGAGTCGGCGTTCCCGGCAAGCCGCGCGGCATGGGATGAGCTTCGTAACGCGAGCAGCGTGGCGGGCCTGACCGGCGTCGTGCTCCCGAACGACCCGCGGCTGATCGATCTGCTGCGCAACCCCGACATCATCGAAGCCCGCGACGACCTGAAGCTGTCGTTCGGGTAGCCGCGGCGGCTCAGTAGCTCGGCACTCCGCCGGAGGGCTTTGGCCCATCGGATGGACCACCGCACGACGTCGGTATTCCGGCAACGCCGAGCGCCATGACCAGGGCAAGCACGAGTGCGCGCCACCGCCGCGTGTGCGTTCTCATACCGCTCCTGCCTGCAGTCGTCGTGCCCTCGATATGGCGCCTCATGCGGCCTTTCCTTCGCGCAGCTGTTCACGCACCCCACGCGGGTCCGCGCTCGGCGCTACGAACAGCGTCAGCATGATCCCGTAGTAGGGCAGGTGGCCGAGCAGCTCGAGCCAGCCGAAGATCGGCAGCGTCGCGGTGAAGAGCACGGCGCCGACGGCCATGACCGGCCTCGTGAGCCGGCCGGAGACGATGACCAGGCCGATCACGAGCTCGGTCAGGCCCGCGACGTAGGCGAATTGTCCGTCTGACACGCCGAGGCCCGCGACGAAGTTGAGATACGGACGATCGGCGAGCAGCGCACCGGCCAGTCCCGGATCGAGCAGCTTCTCGGTGAGCGCGCCGAACGCGATACCAACGCCCATGCATACACGCAGCAGCGTCAGCGCGATGGCCGGCGCCTCGGGTACCGGCAGCGCCTTCTGTTGCCGGAACACGCGGTCGATCGAGATCGCGCCGCGTCCGGTGATGAACAGGAAGATCGCGATCCCGAGGATGTGGACCTGCTCGAGGATCGACTCGAAATTGAACGGCGCCATCGCGACGACGCCGAGCAGCGCGAGCGCGATCGCCGCCGGACGCGTCGCAAATCCGACGAGGAACAGGACGCCACACACGCCTTCTGTGATGAGCAGCGCGAATCCGAATGCGTCCCCCCC includes:
- a CDS encoding twin-arginine translocation signal domain-containing protein, translating into MSDLTRRQLLKLGAAGAGATALTPLANPLGFDLRLAKKRQLEFRIAGAKEVHSLCPYCAVGCALIAYTKQGADGKTQLLQIEGDPDSPVNEGRLCPKGATAMQLATSSRRVEKPLYRAPGSAKWEEKSWDFMLDKLAQNIKASRDNTFVAQDANGNIVNRTEGVAFAGGAAFSSEEGYFAAKMMRTLGVVHIEQQARV
- a CDS encoding DUF6457 domain-containing protein, with amino-acid sequence MNDFFSALAKRWSDAAHSRGATIDEPMLDAGVAEEILELARVVSHTKERRFAPLATFTAGVAAERLRASKGALDPGAAASYIREVREALEREAPSP